From one Melospiza melodia melodia isolate bMelMel2 chromosome 4, bMelMel2.pri, whole genome shotgun sequence genomic stretch:
- the CSRP2 gene encoding cysteine and glycine-rich protein 2 has translation MPNWGGGNKCGACGRTVYHAEEVQCDGRSFHRCCFLCMVCRKNLDSTTVAIHDAEVYCKSCYGKKYGPKGYGYGQGAGTLNMDRGERLGIKPESTPSPHRPTTNPNPSKFAQKFGGTEKCSRCGDSVYAAEKVIGAGKPWHKNCFRCAKCGKSLESTTLTEKEGEIYCKGCYAKNFGPKGFGYGQGAGALVHAQ, from the exons ATGCCGAACTGGGGAGGTGGCAACAAATGCGGAGCCTGTGGCCGCACCGTCTACCATGCTGAGGAGGTGCAGTGCGACGGGAGGAGCTTCCACCGctgctgcttcctctgca TGGTCTGCCGGAAAAACTTGGACAGCACAACTGTAGCAATTCATGATGCTGAGGTTTACTGCAAATCTTGCTATGGGAAAAAGTATGGCCCAAAAGGTTATGGATATGGCCAAGGGGCAGGCACACTGAACATGGACAGGGGAGAGAGACTAGGCATCAAGCCTGAGAG CACGCCTTCTCCTCACCGGCCCACCACAAATCCAAACCCTTCCAAGTTCGCTCAGAAGTTTGGAGGGACAGAGAAATGCTCCAGGTGTGGTGATTCTGTTTATGCAGCAGAGAAAGTAATAGGAGCTGGCAAG CCATGGCACAAGAACTGCTTCCGATGTGCCAAGTGTGGAAAAAGCCTAGAATCTACAACCCTAACCGAAAAAGAGGGAGAAATCTATTGTAAAG GTTGTTACGCAAAGAACTTTGGCCCCAAGGGATTTGGGTATGGCCAGGGAGCAGGTGCCCTTGTTCATGCCCAGTGA